The following proteins come from a genomic window of Ursus arctos isolate Adak ecotype North America unplaced genomic scaffold, UrsArc2.0 scaffold_12, whole genome shotgun sequence:
- the LOC125282900 gene encoding pepsin B has product MKILVLVLICLHLSEGVERVILKKGKSIRQVMKERGVLETFLKNHPKVDPAAKYLYNNDAVAYEPFTNYLDNYYFGEISIGTPPQNFLILFDTGSSNLWVPSTYCQSQACTTHNRFNPSSSSTYRNNGQTYTLAYGFGSLTVLLGYDTVAVQNIVINNQLFGMSENEPNYPFYYSYFDGILGMAYSNLAVDNGPTVLQNMIQQDQLTQPIFSFYFSRQPTYEYGGELILGGVDSQFYSGEIVWTPVTREMYWQIAIDEFLIGNQATGLCSQGCQGIVDTGTFPLTVPQQYLNSFVTATGAQQDQNGDYVVNCNSIQSMPTITFVISGSPLPLPPSTYVLNNNGYCTLGIEVTYLPSPNGQPLWILGDVFLREYYTVYDLAVNRVGFALSE; this is encoded by the exons ATGAAGATCCTGGTCTTGGTCTTGATTTGTCTACACCTCTCAGAGGGTGTGGAAAG AGTCATTCTGAAGAAAGGAAAGTCCATCCGCCAGGTGATGAAAGAACGGGGTGTACTAGAGACATTCCTGAAGAACCACCCTAAGGTTGATCCAGCCGCCAAGTATCTTTACAATAATGATGCTGTTGCTTATGAGCCCTTCACCAATTACCTGGAT AACTACTACTTTGGAGAAATCAGCATTGGGACACCACCACAAAATTTCCTGATCCTCTTTGACACAGGCTCCTCCAACCTGTGGGTGCCCTCCACCTACTGCCAGAGCCAGGCCTGCA CCACTCACAACAGGTTCAACCCCAGCAGTTCCTCCACCTACAGAAACAATGGGCAAACCTATACACTGGCGTATGGTTTTGGCAGCCTGACTGTGCTCCTGGGATATGACACTGTGGCT GTTCAGAACATCGTCATCAATAACCAGCTCTTTGGCATGAGTGAAAATGAGCCCAACTACCCCTTCTACTATTCATACTTTGATGGTATCCTGGGAATGGCCTACTCCAACCTGGCAGTGGACAATGGCCCAACAGTTCTGCAGAACATGATACAGCAGGACCAGCTCACCCAGCCCATCTTCAGCTTCTACTTCTCTCG gCAACCAACCTATGAGTATGGTGGGGAGCTCATCCTGGGAGGTGTGGACTCCCAATTTTATTCTGGTGAGATCGTATGGACTCCAGTCACTCGGGAAATGTACTGGCAGATTGCCATCGATGA GTTTCTCATCGGTAACCAAGCCACTGGCTTGTGCTCCCAGGGCTGCCAGGGGATTGTGGATACAGGAACCTTCCCACTGACTGTTCCCCAGCAGTATTTGAACTCCTTTGTGACGGCGACAGGAGCCCAGCAAGATCAGAATGGTGAT tATGTGGTCAACTGCAACTCCATACAGAGCATGCCCACCATCACCTTCGTCATCAGTGGTTCACCTTTACCTCTGCCTCCCTCTACCTATGTCCTCAAT AACAATGGGTACTGCACGCTTGGGATTGAAGTCACTTACCTGCCATCCCCCAATGGACAGCCCCTGTGGATTCTGGGAGATGTCTTCCTTAGGGAATATTACACTGTCTACGATTTGGCTGTCAACAGGGTGGGTTTTGCCCTCTCTGAGTAG